One window of the Vannielia litorea genome contains the following:
- the yihA gene encoding ribosome biogenesis GTP-binding protein YihA/YsxC has translation MSTPLPFPLAEAPDEVSEEAARKLFAGEIDFVKGVVAMDGLPPADRPEVCFAGRSNVGKSTLINALTGRKALARASNTPGRTQEINYFDLAAQAYLVDLPGYGFAKAPIPVVEKWQRLLKAYLQGRVTLRRAFVLIDSRHGVKAVDDEIMSLLDTAAVTFQVVMTKADKVKEKDREKMLTQTRAALQKHPAAFPEIVSTSSEKGDGIATLRAIVRRITLEG, from the coding sequence ATGAGCACGCCCCTGCCCTTTCCGCTGGCCGAAGCCCCCGATGAGGTGAGCGAAGAGGCCGCCCGCAAGCTTTTTGCCGGTGAGATCGACTTTGTGAAGGGCGTGGTGGCGATGGACGGCCTGCCGCCCGCCGACCGCCCCGAGGTATGCTTTGCCGGACGCTCGAACGTGGGCAAGTCCACGCTGATCAATGCGCTGACCGGCCGCAAAGCGCTGGCCCGCGCCTCCAACACGCCGGGCCGGACGCAGGAGATCAACTACTTCGACCTCGCCGCGCAGGCCTATCTCGTCGACCTGCCGGGCTACGGCTTTGCCAAGGCGCCGATCCCGGTGGTCGAAAAATGGCAGCGGCTGCTCAAGGCCTACCTTCAGGGCCGCGTCACCCTGCGCCGGGCCTTCGTGCTGATCGACTCGCGGCACGGCGTGAAGGCGGTGGACGACGAGATCATGAGCTTGCTCGATACCGCCGCCGTGACCTTTCAGGTGGTGATGACCAAGGCCGACAAGGTGAAGGAGAAGGACCGCGAGAAGATGCTCACGCAGACCCGCGCGGCCCTGCAAAAGCACCCGGCGGCCTTCCCCGAGATTGTCTCGACGAGCTCCGAGAAGGGCGACGGCATTGCCACGCTCCGTGCCATCGTTCGGCGGATCACGCTCGAAGGCTAG